The Periplaneta americana isolate PAMFEO1 chromosome 2, P.americana_PAMFEO1_priV1, whole genome shotgun sequence genome has a window encoding:
- the LOC138694497 gene encoding uncharacterized protein — protein sequence MRKEAWEEIGREMDISAMTGKEIWEKLRKSFLQAMNRRRNKKYGQAARKFAPWKFEQEMSFLLPYLENRKTHDNLEDLQEEPQDEPEDDPTTEISESQPAPHPSPENPDFEDSTFQNTASQDLEFGQGITRNNPDCPNLNNLNTRKGKNREAQNNSIDKMNILEC from the exons ATGAGAAAAGAAGCTTGGGAGGAAATAGGAAGAGAGATGGATATAAGCG CTATGACGGGAAAGGAAATTTGGGAAAAACTAAGAAAAAGCTTCCTTCAAGCAATGAATAGACGCCGTAATAAAAAGTATGGTCAGGCAGCTAGGAAATTTGCACCCTGGAAATTTGAACAGGAGATGTCTTTCCTTTTGCCATATTTGGAAAATCGGAA gacACATGACAACTTAGAGGATTTACAAGAAGAACCTCAAGATGAACCAGAGGATGACCCAACAACCGAAATAAGTGAAAGTCAGCCTGCTCCTCACCCTTCACCTGAAAACCCTGATTTTGAAGATTCTACGTTTCAAAACACTGCTTCTCAAGATCTGGAATTTGGACAAGGAATAACGCGTAATAATCCAGATTGTCCAAATTTAAACAACTTGAACACGAGAAAAGGAAAGAATCGAGAAGCACAAAATAATTCTATTGATAAAATGAATATTCTCGAGTGTTAA